In one Mercenaria mercenaria strain notata unplaced genomic scaffold, MADL_Memer_1 contig_2875, whole genome shotgun sequence genomic region, the following are encoded:
- the LOC128552525 gene encoding uncharacterized protein LOC128552525: protein MGTLKIVLLEIINICDRTVDINVQASASGIPDKQTPLVEMEIMGIIRTIMTILVEAVTVSRIICVNFAFVAMCYISTTLMVRMSRDPDCYQTESLKLSEVLNDIGVDERMILKTRRMKLLQETIGTSTVRLLGFNISIHNFGSQSEGSTTLGLQSDTDSLYCQSEPNVIKDWDEWQLGRYNLLMIQDETTSPGYCLLQLLREDEPRPFPTDDIDHLPGRYFTASRGKVLTKNTLNNDTACLARRVINGPALSIQGSPGLTDQDQVPAFHCKSWPAEARPWLSQEGIGKWPTEDMKRYCETTGCLVVPVSSKNGQNEQLEWRISTSQAERCLMFSLNITQLRCYILMKMILKTSINPHCDGVLSSFMCKTVLFHCIQNTRSNNWVQSNLLECLMCCLTVLQNFVRQENCPHFVIPKNNLMAGRISPHNKLKILEILQKIIQSKGSALLEIPIDDLGIRLQVKTYMGEAFQYPVTPAQMYAEISSLLLLNFTGDVSRNHSVLLKSLHDGNEMVCERLSDFTLTLTRMYRAMGVNSLEKSAVRLLAPLLSSSLGSVIASHNIYTTHSISSEALGWFSAGLNSDVASGRLKLASALYCVGDMERAEFVLRNIEEKYDLNTVEPVCQCYDHLLYYPRQGFSNKCTTGNEEVIKHNTAFCVKFLRCEICSVPEELQYEMLRSTQEDRFERDEMFDNWMEDEFLDSWMDWAVVDSLPYLYFLQYKTYGALQRVADQQCALANLVTSIETESNLGHRETTLNLLGQCMEQENRHTDALRCYLISLNIRARNNAANFLFCRLLDQLFLNTQ from the exons ATGGGTACTTTGAAGATTGTATTGTTGGAGATAATAAATATTTGTGACAGAACTGTGGACATAAATGTACAGGCATCAGCCTCTGGCATTCCAGACAAACAAACACCTCTAGTGGAGATGGAAATAATGGGAATAATCAGGACAATAATGACAATTTTAGTGGAAGCAGTGACAGTGAGCAGGATAATATGTGTGAATTTTGCTTTTGTAGCCATGTGTTACATCAGTACAACACTTATGGTTAG AATGTCTCGAGATCCTGATTGTTACCAGACTGAATCACTGAAACTGTCAGAGGTGCTCAATGATATTGGTGTCGATGAGAGAATGATTCTGAAGACGAGGAGGATGAAGTTGTTGCAAGAAACTATTGGCACTAGTACAGTCAGATTGCTGGGCTTTAACATTTCCATCCATAATTTTGGTAGCCAGTCTGAAGGGTCTACAACATTAGGACTCCAGTCAGACACTGATTCACTCTACTGTCAAAGTGAGCCTAATGTTATAAAGGACTGGGATGAGTGGCAACTTGGCAGGTACAATCTACTGATGATCCAGGATGAGACCACATCACCAGGTTACTGTCTACTACAACTTCTGAGGGAGGATGAGCCTCGTCCTTTTCCTACTGATGATATTGATCATTTACCAGGCAGATATTTTACAGCTAGCAGAGGTAAAGTGCTGACGAAGAACACATTAAATAATGATACTGCATGCTTAGCAAGACGTGTAATAAATGGTCCTGCATTATCAATACAAGGAAGTCCAGGTCTTACTGATCAAGATCAAGTTCCAGCATTCCACTGTAAATCATGGCCTGCAGAAGCCCGACCATGGTTATCACAAGAAGGTATAGGAAAATGGCCTACAGAAGACATGAAGAGATATTGTGAAACTACAGGATGTTTAGTTGTACCAGTGAGCAGTAAGAATGGCCAGAATGAGCAActtgaatggagaatatcaaCTTCACAGGCTGAAAGATGTTTGATGTTCAGTTTAAACATCACACAATTAAGATGTTATATTCTGATGAAGATGATTCTTAAAACATCCATAAATCCTCACTGTGATGGTGTACTTTCAAGTTTCATgtgcaaaactgttttatttcattgtatacagAATACACGTTCAAATAACTGGGTGCAATCTAACTTACTTGAATGTTTGATGTGCTGTCTTACAGTATTGCAGAACTTTGTTAGACAAGAGAACTGTCCACATTTTGTAATACCTAAAAACAACCTGATGGCTGGAAGAATTTCTCCTCATAACAAACTTAAAATTCTTGAAATCCTACAAAAGATCATACAAAGTAAGGGTAGTGCGCTGCTGGAGATTCCCATTGATGACCTTGGTATAAGACTACAAGTGAAGACGTATATGGGTGAAGCTTTTCAGTATCCTGTAACTCCAGCCCAAATGTATGCTGAAATTTCATCACTGCTGCTACTTAATTTTACCGGTGACGTAAGTAGAAATCACAGTGTCCTTTTAAAATCATTGCATGATGGAAATGAAATGGTGTGTGAGAGGTTATCAGACTTTACATTAACACTAACAAGAATGTACAGAGCAATGGGTGTTAACAGTTTGGAAAAATCTGCAGTAAGACTTCTAGCACCTCTGCTTTCATCTTCCCTAGGATCTGTGATAGCATCTCACAACATTTACACTACTCACAGTATATCCTCTGAAGCACTGGGCTGGTTTTCAGCTGGTTTGAACTCAGATGTGGCATCTGGTAGATTGAAACTTGCATCTGCATTATACTGTGTAGGAGATATGGAAAGAGCAGAGTTTGTTCTGAGGAATATAGAAGAAAAGTATGATCTGAATACTGTTGAACCTGTATGTCAATGTTATGATCATCTCTTGTATTACCCAAGGCAAGGATTCAGCAATAAATGTACCACTGGAAATGAAGAAGTGATAAAACATAACACAgcattttgtgttaaatttctGCGGTGTGAAATTTGCTCTGTTCCTGAAGAGCTACAGTATGAAATGTTGAGGTCTACACAAGAGGACAGGTTTGAAAGGGATGAAATGTTTGACAATTGGATGGAGGATGAATTTCTAGACAGTTGGATGGACTGGGCAGTGGTAGATTCTCTCCCTTATCTCTACTTCTTACAGTACAAGACCTATGGAGCTCTTCAGAGAGTGGCAGACCAACAATGTGCACTTGCAAACCTTGTCACTAGCATTGAAACAGAATCAAACCTAGGTCACAGGGAAACAACACTGAATTTACTAGGACAGTGTATGGAACAGGAAAATAGACATACTGATGCTTTACGATGCTACCTGATATCTCTGAATATCCGCGCAAGAAACAATGCTGCAAACTTTCTTTTCTGTAGACTTCTTGATCAGTTATTTCTCAACACACAATAA